In Geomonas ferrireducens, one DNA window encodes the following:
- a CDS encoding ABC transporter ATP-binding protein, with amino-acid sequence MSNLLEVRGLFKSYGGNGATVEVLKGIDLDVAAGDTIALVGPSGAGKSTLLHVMGTIDRPTSGEVLFEGERIFNLSDQPLAAFRNRSIGFVFQFHHLLPEFSALENVMMPLLIGGERRSRAEGRALELLKGVGLSHRVTHRPGELSGGEQQRVAIARALVREPKLLLADEPTGNLDMKTSEEVHALLYEIQRQTGIALVIVTHNEQLAAGMARTIRMVDGKVVESA; translated from the coding sequence ATGAGTAACCTCCTCGAGGTAAGGGGACTCTTCAAGTCCTACGGCGGCAACGGCGCCACGGTCGAGGTGCTGAAGGGGATCGACCTCGACGTCGCGGCGGGCGACACCATCGCGCTCGTCGGCCCCTCGGGCGCCGGCAAGAGCACGCTTTTGCACGTGATGGGGACCATCGACCGTCCCACCTCCGGGGAAGTGCTCTTCGAAGGGGAGAGGATCTTCAACCTCTCGGACCAGCCGCTTGCCGCCTTCCGCAACCGCTCCATAGGTTTCGTCTTCCAGTTTCATCACCTCCTGCCGGAGTTCTCGGCGCTGGAGAACGTGATGATGCCGCTTCTCATCGGAGGCGAGAGACGCTCCCGCGCCGAAGGGCGTGCCCTTGAGCTTTTAAAGGGCGTCGGGCTCTCGCACCGGGTGACGCACCGGCCGGGGGAACTCTCCGGGGGGGAACAGCAGCGGGTGGCCATCGCGCGGGCGCTGGTGCGCGAGCCGAAGCTGCTCCTCGCCGACGAGCCGACCGGCAACCTGGACATGAAGACCAGCGAAGAGGTGCACGCGCTTTTGTACGAGATCCAGCGGCAGACAGGCATCGCCCTGGTCATCGTGACGCACAACGAACAGTTGGCCGCGGGGATGGCCCGCACCATCAGGATGGTGGACGGCAAGGTCGTCGAGTCGGCGTAA
- the ettA gene encoding energy-dependent translational throttle protein EttA: MAIDPNKVIYSMIGVSKFYDKKPVLKDIYLSYFYGAKIGVLGLNGSGKSSLLKILAGVDKEFNGKTILSPGYTVGYLAQEPQLDPTKTVRQCVEEGVQEIVDLVNEFNEINMKFGEEMSDADMEKLCDRQAKVQEKLDHLDAWDLDSRLELAMDALRCPPPETNVANLSGGEKRRVALCRLLLQKPDILLLDEPTNHLDAESVAWLEQHLQRYAGTVIAVTHDRYFLDNVAGWILELDRGQGIPWQGNYSSWLEQKEKRLAQEEKSESERQKTLKRELEWIRMSPKGRHAKGKARINSYEDMLNTESEQRAKDLEIFIPPGPRLGGVVVEAENVSKGYGEKLLIEGMEFRLPPGGIVGVIGPNGAGKTTLFRMITGEEKPDSGSFKTGETVKLAYVDQSRDALDPDKTIWEVISEGQEQLQLGKQLVNSRAYVARFNFSGADQQKKVGMLSGGERNRVHLAKTLKDGGNVILLDEPTNDLDVNTMRALEEALENFAGCAVVISHDRWFLDRIATHILAFEGDSKVVWFEGNYSEYEEDRHARLGTAADQPHRIRYRQLTRA; the protein is encoded by the coding sequence ATGGCGATCGACCCGAACAAGGTCATCTACTCCATGATCGGGGTAAGCAAGTTCTACGACAAGAAACCGGTGTTGAAGGACATCTACCTCTCCTACTTCTACGGCGCGAAGATCGGCGTGCTCGGTCTTAACGGCTCGGGCAAGAGCTCCCTTTTGAAGATCCTCGCCGGCGTGGACAAGGAGTTCAACGGCAAGACCATCCTCTCCCCGGGCTACACGGTAGGCTATTTAGCGCAGGAGCCGCAGCTCGACCCGACCAAGACGGTACGCCAGTGCGTCGAGGAAGGGGTGCAGGAAATCGTCGACCTGGTTAACGAATTCAACGAGATCAACATGAAATTCGGCGAGGAGATGAGCGACGCCGACATGGAGAAGCTCTGCGACCGTCAGGCGAAGGTGCAGGAGAAGCTCGACCACCTGGACGCCTGGGACCTGGACAGCCGCCTGGAGCTCGCCATGGACGCCCTGCGCTGCCCCCCGCCGGAAACCAACGTGGCGAACCTCTCCGGCGGTGAGAAGCGCCGCGTCGCCCTTTGCCGCCTGCTTTTGCAGAAGCCGGACATCCTGCTGCTGGACGAACCGACCAACCACCTGGACGCCGAAAGCGTCGCCTGGCTCGAGCAGCACCTGCAGCGCTACGCCGGCACCGTCATCGCGGTGACCCACGACCGTTACTTCTTAGACAACGTGGCGGGGTGGATCCTCGAGCTCGACCGCGGCCAGGGGATCCCGTGGCAGGGTAACTACTCTTCCTGGCTGGAGCAGAAGGAGAAGCGCCTGGCCCAGGAGGAGAAGAGCGAGAGCGAGCGCCAGAAGACTTTGAAGCGCGAGCTGGAGTGGATCAGGATGTCCCCGAAGGGACGTCACGCCAAAGGTAAGGCGCGCATCAACTCCTACGAGGACATGCTGAACACAGAGAGCGAGCAGCGTGCGAAGGACCTCGAGATCTTCATTCCGCCCGGGCCGCGTCTCGGCGGCGTGGTGGTCGAGGCCGAAAACGTCAGCAAGGGATACGGCGAGAAGCTCCTCATCGAGGGGATGGAGTTCCGCCTCCCGCCGGGCGGCATCGTCGGCGTCATCGGCCCCAACGGCGCCGGTAAGACCACCCTCTTCAGGATGATCACCGGGGAGGAGAAGCCGGACTCCGGCAGCTTCAAGACCGGTGAGACGGTGAAGCTCGCCTACGTGGACCAGAGCAGGGACGCGCTCGATCCGGACAAGACCATCTGGGAGGTGATCTCCGAGGGGCAGGAGCAGTTGCAGCTCGGCAAGCAGTTGGTGAACTCCCGCGCCTACGTGGCCCGCTTCAACTTCTCCGGCGCCGACCAGCAGAAGAAGGTGGGGATGCTTTCCGGCGGGGAAAGAAACCGCGTGCACCTGGCGAAGACGCTCAAAGACGGCGGCAACGTCATCCTTCTGGACGAACCGACCAACGACCTGGACGTGAACACGATGCGTGCGCTCGAGGAAGCGCTCGAGAACTTCGCCGGTTGCGCCGTGGTGATCTCCCACGACCGCTGGTTCCTGGACAGGATCGCCACCCACATCCTCGCCTTCGAGGGTGACAGCAAAGTGGTTTGGTTCGAGGGGAACTACTCCGAGTACGAGGAAGACCGCCATGCCCGCCTGGGAACCGCGGCCGACCAGCCGCACCGCATCAGGTACCGCCAGCTCACCAGGGCGTAA
- the bamA gene encoding outer membrane protein assembly factor BamA, with product MLRKSLSALLVVQLFGASYALAEQPVAGKAAPDATSTGKSAAEKAAAKPVEEKPASDKIAAVRISGNHRIESAAVMQAVRIKAGDVLDPEKVDADIRAIFKLGHFTDVKAQTDVKDGALVLEYVVTEKPIVREIKIEGAKEISADKVREAVEIKPNSVFSAKALQKSVKKVKKLYADEGYYLAEVSGDISVRSDTDIHVIFRIKEGDKVLIQKIEFDGNHAFTDKKLKKSMETDEKWFLSWLTGAGTYKEEVLKNDVNLLTELYMNNGYVNVKVGEPKVELLTDRTGLKVRIGITEGEQYRLGKLAFKGELLENESVLAGKLKEKSGQLFSRADLRTDVFALTDLYADKGYAFANASPLTKLNADTHTIDITFDMEKGQKVTIDRINISGNTKTRDKVVRRELRLDEGDQYSSTGLKRSKQNLMNTGFFEEANIATVKGSAPDKLDMNVEVKEKPTGTFSIGAGYSSLDGIIGQGSIQQANFLGLGLKMTAAASLGSKSQTYNLGLTDPYFMDTKWTVGGDIYRTDRKYLDYTRRATGGDIKAGYSLSDTLGTFWLYKYEQKEIYDESEDLLQNIHNGSVIAPEATSTTSAIVASLTSNTTDYRPDPTTGMINTLSIEFAGLGGSNRYIKYLTEHTLFHPVLWGVGSLRGTLGYVQSYGGKDVPIDEKFYLGGISSLRGFSSRTVSPYKTSQVPRIGVGGADGKSDNRVYLGGAVEAVANAEYTFPLLKEAGLKAVLFFDAGNCENNVKSTFSNVLSSYGGGIRWFSPIGPLRLEYGIPINPREGIDSKGGKLEFSIGSIF from the coding sequence TTGCTGCGTAAATCGTTATCAGCTCTGCTTGTCGTTCAGCTTTTCGGGGCATCCTACGCCCTGGCCGAACAGCCCGTTGCCGGAAAGGCCGCACCGGACGCCACCTCCACGGGGAAGAGCGCGGCTGAGAAGGCCGCAGCAAAACCCGTCGAGGAGAAACCGGCAAGCGACAAGATAGCCGCGGTCAGGATAAGCGGCAACCACCGCATCGAGAGTGCCGCCGTCATGCAGGCGGTCCGGATCAAGGCAGGCGACGTCCTCGATCCCGAGAAGGTGGATGCCGACATCCGCGCCATCTTCAAGCTAGGGCACTTCACCGACGTGAAGGCGCAGACCGACGTGAAGGACGGGGCGCTCGTCCTCGAATACGTCGTGACCGAGAAGCCGATCGTCCGTGAGATAAAGATCGAGGGGGCCAAGGAGATAAGCGCGGACAAGGTGCGCGAGGCCGTCGAGATCAAGCCGAATTCGGTCTTTTCCGCCAAGGCGCTGCAAAAGAGCGTCAAGAAGGTGAAGAAGCTGTACGCGGACGAGGGTTATTACCTGGCCGAGGTCTCCGGCGACATCAGCGTGCGCTCCGATACCGATATCCACGTCATCTTCCGCATCAAGGAAGGGGACAAGGTCCTGATCCAGAAGATCGAGTTCGACGGCAACCACGCCTTCACCGACAAAAAGCTGAAAAAGTCGATGGAGACCGACGAGAAGTGGTTCCTCTCCTGGCTCACCGGGGCCGGTACTTACAAGGAGGAGGTGCTCAAAAACGACGTCAACCTCCTTACCGAGCTCTACATGAACAACGGCTACGTCAACGTGAAGGTCGGCGAGCCTAAGGTTGAACTCCTGACTGATCGCACCGGCCTCAAGGTCCGCATCGGCATCACCGAGGGGGAGCAGTACCGCCTCGGCAAGCTCGCCTTCAAGGGGGAACTCCTCGAGAACGAGAGCGTGCTCGCCGGAAAGCTCAAGGAGAAGAGCGGCCAGCTCTTCAGCCGCGCCGACCTGCGCACCGACGTCTTCGCCCTCACCGACCTCTACGCCGACAAGGGGTACGCCTTCGCCAACGCGTCGCCGCTCACCAAGCTGAACGCGGATACCCACACCATCGACATCACCTTCGATATGGAGAAGGGGCAGAAGGTGACCATCGACCGGATCAACATCTCCGGCAACACGAAGACGCGCGACAAGGTCGTGCGCCGTGAACTGAGGCTCGACGAGGGAGACCAGTACAGCTCCACGGGGCTCAAGCGCAGCAAGCAGAACCTGATGAACACCGGCTTCTTCGAGGAGGCGAACATCGCCACGGTGAAGGGAAGCGCCCCGGACAAGCTCGACATGAACGTCGAGGTGAAGGAGAAACCGACCGGCACCTTCAGCATCGGCGCAGGCTACAGCTCACTCGACGGCATCATAGGGCAGGGCTCGATCCAGCAGGCGAACTTCCTGGGGCTCGGGCTCAAGATGACCGCGGCCGCCAGCCTCGGCAGCAAGTCGCAGACCTATAACCTGGGTCTCACCGACCCGTACTTCATGGACACCAAGTGGACCGTCGGGGGCGACATCTACCGCACCGACCGTAAGTACCTCGACTATACCCGCAGGGCGACCGGCGGTGACATCAAGGCGGGATACTCCCTCTCCGATACGCTCGGGACCTTCTGGCTTTACAAGTACGAGCAGAAGGAGATCTACGACGAGTCCGAGGACCTCCTGCAGAACATCCACAACGGGTCGGTGATCGCACCCGAGGCCACTTCCACGACGAGCGCCATCGTCGCGAGCCTCACCAGCAACACCACCGATTACCGTCCCGACCCCACGACCGGCATGATCAACACGCTCTCCATAGAGTTCGCCGGTCTTGGCGGCAGCAACAGGTACATCAAGTACCTGACCGAGCACACCCTGTTCCACCCGGTGCTGTGGGGGGTGGGGTCGCTGCGCGGCACCTTGGGGTACGTGCAGTCCTACGGCGGCAAGGATGTCCCGATCGACGAGAAGTTCTACCTGGGCGGCATCAGCTCGCTGCGCGGCTTCTCCTCGAGAACGGTGAGCCCCTACAAGACGAGCCAGGTACCGAGGATCGGTGTCGGCGGTGCCGACGGCAAAAGCGACAACCGTGTCTACTTAGGTGGCGCGGTCGAGGCGGTGGCCAACGCCGAGTACACCTTCCCTCTGTTGAAGGAGGCGGGGCTCAAGGCGGTACTCTTCTTCGACGCGGGCAACTGTGAAAACAACGTCAAGTCCACCTTCTCCAACGTACTGAGCAGTTACGGCGGCGGCATCAGGTGGTTCTCCCCGATCGGGCCGCTGAGGCTTGAGTACGGCATTCCGATCAACCCGAGGGAAGGGATAGACAGCAAAGGCGGCAAGTTGGAGTTCTCCATAGGGAGCATTTTCTAA
- a CDS encoding RCC1 domain-containing protein, producing the protein MQISRRFGFFICAGLLSVAIYGCGGSSTKDTIPSTVSIFYEHSLIFRNHTTFTMGYNGFGQIGDGTLDRRESATPVPGMTGMIKGGVGAEHTMVMNGSNEIHTWGYNLYGQLGSSTVSTSYPDAYSSSPVTVTFSDAVTDIAAGGYHSLAIAGGKLYGWGSNGYRQVGNDSSSEAKTPAQLSTGHDGEDLTQLTASNVIAGWLHSMALFSNGDVYAWGSNAKGQLAFSTYSSTSSRPRKVTIPEATGKIEQIAALSRGSLALEVQRDAQNNITSQTLWGWGYNDSGELGSRIPLRAFSAEPVTVIPTIAVTDGQTFVIKKIVTGINHVLLLMGPRDTLVNDGSWFVQGLGLNFYGQLGNNTTTDTSSLVAVYTALNPEWSAGVSDIAAFGTASFALVNGVWYGWGNNDLGQLGNPVVKDTVAFFERPVTVKFK; encoded by the coding sequence ATGCAAATCAGCAGGCGTTTCGGGTTCTTTATCTGCGCCGGGCTTCTCTCTGTCGCCATCTACGGCTGCGGCGGCTCATCCACCAAAGACACCATCCCTTCCACGGTCTCCATCTTCTACGAGCACAGCCTCATATTCAGAAACCACACCACCTTCACCATGGGGTACAACGGTTTCGGGCAAATTGGGGACGGTACCCTGGATCGGCGCGAGAGCGCCACGCCGGTGCCGGGGATGACCGGCATGATCAAAGGTGGCGTGGGTGCCGAGCACACCATGGTCATGAACGGTAGCAACGAGATCCATACCTGGGGGTACAACCTCTACGGCCAGTTGGGCAGCTCCACCGTTTCGACGAGCTACCCCGACGCGTACAGCAGTTCCCCGGTGACGGTCACCTTCTCCGACGCGGTGACCGACATCGCCGCGGGCGGGTACCACTCCCTCGCCATCGCCGGAGGGAAGCTTTACGGTTGGGGTTCCAACGGCTATCGTCAGGTCGGCAACGACTCAAGCAGCGAGGCGAAGACCCCGGCCCAGCTCTCCACCGGGCACGACGGGGAGGACCTGACCCAGCTGACTGCCAGCAACGTGATAGCGGGGTGGCTCCACTCCATGGCCCTTTTCTCCAACGGTGACGTGTATGCCTGGGGGAGCAACGCGAAGGGACAGCTCGCCTTCAGCACCTATTCGAGCACCAGTTCGCGCCCCAGAAAGGTGACCATCCCGGAGGCGACCGGCAAGATCGAGCAGATCGCCGCGCTCTCCAGGGGGAGCCTCGCCCTCGAGGTGCAGCGGGACGCTCAGAACAACATCACCAGCCAGACCCTGTGGGGATGGGGCTACAACGACTCCGGTGAGCTCGGCTCGCGGATCCCGCTGCGCGCCTTCAGCGCCGAGCCGGTCACGGTCATCCCGACCATCGCCGTCACGGACGGGCAGACCTTCGTCATAAAGAAGATCGTCACCGGTATCAACCACGTGCTGCTCCTCATGGGGCCGCGTGACACCCTCGTCAACGACGGCTCCTGGTTCGTGCAGGGGCTGGGCCTGAACTTCTACGGCCAGCTCGGTAACAACACGACCACCGACACCAGCAGCCTGGTCGCGGTGTACACCGCTCTCAACCCCGAGTGGAGCGCCGGCGTTTCCGACATCGCCGCGTTCGGCACCGCTTCCTTCGCCCTCGTGAACGGCGTCTGGTACGGCTGGGGCAACAACGATCTCGGACAGCTCGGCAACCCCGTGGTGAAGGATACCGTGGCGTTTTTCGAGAGACCGGTAACGGTGAAGTTCAAGTAG
- the lysS gene encoding lysine--tRNA ligase: MEELSELLLQRRRKVDALWEAGINPYPNDYKPQHTSADVRAAYGDKEVIEEEPQTFVVAGRIIMRRSFGKAAFVQVQDRKGRMQLYMKKDTLGEELFAEFENYDIGDIIGATGTPFRTKTGELSLAVSTVRLLTKSLLPLPEKFHGLTDVETRYRQRYVDLIVSPEVREVFYKRSRIVHLIREFMTKNDFLEVETPMMQPIPGGATAKPFVTHHNALDMELFLRIAPELYLKRLVVGGFDRVFEINRNFRNEGISVRHNPEFTMMEFYQAYATFEDLMNFTEELLCHVTQELLGTLDFTYGGEPISFQRPWKRFTVKEAILEYGDIDAKSLEDRDLAYAYAQKIGLELPEDVGYGKLITEIFEEVAETKLIQPTFITNYPTEVSPLSRKNDHDPDYVDRFEFFCAGREMANAFSELNDPRDQKERFLAQVAAKDKGDEEAHYMDEDYIRALEYGLPPTAGEGIGIDRLVMLLTDSPSIRDVILFPQLRKEGK; the protein is encoded by the coding sequence ATGGAAGAGTTGAGCGAACTGCTGCTGCAGAGAAGACGTAAGGTAGATGCATTGTGGGAGGCGGGGATCAACCCGTACCCGAACGATTACAAGCCTCAGCATACCTCGGCCGACGTGCGCGCCGCCTACGGTGACAAGGAGGTCATCGAGGAGGAGCCGCAGACCTTCGTGGTCGCCGGCCGCATCATCATGCGACGTTCCTTCGGCAAGGCGGCCTTCGTGCAGGTGCAGGACCGCAAGGGACGCATGCAGCTTTACATGAAGAAGGACACCCTGGGCGAGGAGCTCTTCGCCGAGTTCGAGAATTACGACATAGGCGACATCATCGGCGCCACCGGGACCCCGTTCCGCACCAAGACCGGCGAGCTCTCCCTGGCCGTCTCCACGGTGCGTCTGCTCACCAAGTCGCTGCTGCCGCTTCCCGAGAAGTTCCACGGCCTGACCGACGTGGAAACCCGTTACCGCCAGCGCTACGTCGACCTGATCGTCTCCCCCGAGGTGCGTGAGGTGTTTTACAAGCGCTCCCGCATCGTGCATCTCATCCGCGAGTTCATGACGAAGAACGACTTCCTCGAAGTCGAGACCCCGATGATGCAGCCGATCCCCGGCGGCGCCACCGCGAAGCCGTTCGTCACGCACCATAACGCGCTCGACATGGAGCTCTTCCTGCGCATCGCCCCCGAGCTCTACCTGAAGCGCCTGGTGGTCGGCGGCTTCGATCGCGTCTTCGAGATCAACCGCAACTTCAGAAACGAGGGGATCTCGGTGCGTCACAACCCCGAGTTCACCATGATGGAGTTCTACCAGGCCTACGCCACCTTCGAGGACCTGATGAACTTCACCGAAGAACTTTTGTGCCACGTGACCCAGGAACTCCTAGGTACCCTGGACTTCACCTACGGCGGCGAGCCGATCAGCTTCCAGCGCCCCTGGAAGCGCTTCACCGTGAAGGAAGCCATCCTCGAGTACGGCGACATCGACGCGAAGAGCCTCGAGGACCGCGATCTTGCCTACGCCTACGCCCAGAAGATCGGCCTGGAACTCCCCGAGGACGTCGGGTACGGCAAGCTCATCACCGAGATCTTCGAGGAAGTCGCCGAGACCAAGCTGATCCAGCCGACCTTCATCACCAACTACCCGACCGAGGTCTCCCCCCTCTCCAGAAAGAACGACCACGACCCCGACTACGTCGACCGCTTCGAGTTCTTCTGCGCCGGGCGCGAGATGGCCAACGCCTTCTCCGAGCTGAACGACCCGCGCGACCAGAAGGAGCGCTTCCTGGCCCAGGTCGCCGCCAAGGACAAAGGCGACGAGGAGGCGCACTACATGGACGAGGACTACATCCGCGCCCTGGAGTACGGTCTGCCTCCGACCGCGGGGGAGGGGATCGGCATCGACCGCCTGGTCATGCTGCTCACCGATTCCCCGTCGATCCGCGACGTCATCCTCTTCCCGCAACTGCGTAAAGAGGGCAAGTAA
- a CDS encoding methyltransferase domain-containing protein — protein MAAEIDRERVRDSFHRQAADYDSHAVVQGRVIEKVVGLLQAERVAPVRLLDIGAGTGRLLARLTELYPEMDAVGVDLAPGMCATAASNLAGRRVQVMPADAEALPFEAESFDVVVSTSTYQWLPCLDRAFAEARRVLAPGGVFCFALFGERTLFELRDSYRSVLQGASDRTHSFFSCTEVLEALERAGFSGARVSSELEVELHPDVPELLRSLKKIGAGSTAPASGKGLAERRVMLDMMRSYREHFGGEEGIPATYDVVYGVVRKSG, from the coding sequence ATGGCGGCAGAGATAGATAGAGAGAGGGTGCGGGATTCGTTTCACCGGCAGGCCGCCGATTACGACAGTCACGCCGTGGTGCAGGGGCGTGTGATCGAGAAGGTCGTGGGGCTTTTGCAGGCGGAGCGGGTTGCGCCGGTGCGGCTTTTGGATATCGGCGCCGGGACCGGGCGGCTGCTTGCGCGGCTGACCGAGCTCTACCCGGAGATGGACGCGGTTGGGGTCGATCTTGCGCCCGGGATGTGTGCCACGGCGGCGAGTAATCTCGCCGGGCGGCGGGTGCAGGTGATGCCCGCCGACGCCGAGGCGCTTCCCTTTGAGGCTGAGTCCTTCGACGTCGTCGTTTCCACCTCGACGTACCAGTGGCTTCCCTGTCTCGACCGGGCCTTCGCCGAGGCGCGCCGCGTGCTGGCGCCCGGAGGTGTCTTCTGTTTCGCACTCTTCGGCGAGAGGACCCTTTTCGAGCTGCGCGACTCCTACCGGAGCGTGCTGCAGGGGGCGTCAGACCGCACGCACAGTTTCTTTTCCTGCACGGAGGTGCTGGAGGCGCTCGAACGCGCCGGGTTCAGCGGCGCGCGCGTGAGCTCCGAGTTGGAGGTGGAGCTGCATCCCGACGTGCCGGAGCTTCTGCGCTCGCTCAAGAAGATAGGCGCCGGGAGCACCGCGCCGGCAAGCGGGAAGGGGCTTGCCGAACGGCGGGTCATGCTGGACATGATGCGGAGCTACCGCGAGCACTTCGGCGGCGAAGAGGGAATACCCGCCACCTACGACGTGGTGTACGGCGTGGTGCGCAAGAGCGGGTAG
- a CDS encoding OmpH family outer membrane protein, with protein sequence MKRFIIALSLVLALPLSVMAADGSKIGSVDVQKVLLTSDAGKEAKEQLAQKASKYEAEKASKEGELKKLKGELESQGALLNDSARGAKERDYQQRLKEYQRFLKDAQDDLQAKNDEFTGKIVDEIVKVAQVFGKKNGFTAIFVKNETMIFLDPSADVTEAVLKAFNENRKK encoded by the coding sequence ATGAAACGTTTCATCATCGCATTATCGCTGGTTCTGGCACTTCCGCTGTCCGTGATGGCCGCCGATGGTTCAAAGATCGGTTCGGTCGATGTGCAGAAGGTGCTGCTGACCTCCGACGCAGGGAAGGAAGCGAAGGAGCAACTGGCTCAGAAGGCCAGCAAGTACGAGGCGGAAAAGGCGAGCAAGGAAGGTGAGCTGAAGAAGCTCAAAGGCGAGCTGGAGAGCCAGGGGGCGCTGCTGAACGATTCCGCCCGTGGAGCGAAGGAGCGTGACTACCAGCAGCGCTTGAAAGAGTACCAGCGCTTCCTCAAGGACGCCCAGGACGACCTGCAGGCGAAGAACGACGAGTTCACCGGCAAGATCGTGGATGAGATCGTGAAGGTGGCCCAGGTCTTCGGGAAGAAGAACGGCTTCACCGCCATCTTCGTCAAGAACGAGACCATGATCTTCCTCGACCCCTCCGCCGATGTCACCGAAGCGGTGCTGAAGGCGTTCAACGAGAACAGGAAGAAGTAA
- a CDS encoding lipoprotein-releasing ABC transporter permease subunit: MPFELLIGLRYLKAKRKSTFISLITLISVAGVALGVMALIIVLAVMTGFEEDLKDKILGTNAHIVVLNGLGAVQDYPQVVKKLEGMDGVVAATPFIYNQVMLSTGRTVSGVVLRGIEVQTDAKVTNLHKSMVEGSLDSLDSEVGKTPGVVIGKELAKNLGLILGDTVDVISPMGNITPLGMMPKLNRFRITGIFNTGMFEYDSTLAYVSLKEAQQFLGLGDVVTGIQLKVRDVYKTGELAQAIDKELGPPYHARDWMQMNKNILFALKTEKSVMFIILTLIVLVAAFGIASTLFMVVMEKTRDIAILKSMGATSRSIMRIFVFEGVIIGVLGTIIGVLGGLLVALNLEPIVGAIQKVTGFELFSKDIYYLDHFPSQVIPSDVVLISVTAVIISFAATLYPSWAASRMAPAEALRYE; encoded by the coding sequence ATGCCCTTCGAGCTCCTCATAGGGCTGCGCTACCTGAAGGCGAAGCGCAAGTCGACCTTCATCTCGCTGATCACCCTGATCTCCGTCGCCGGTGTGGCGCTCGGCGTCATGGCCCTCATCATCGTGCTGGCGGTAATGACCGGCTTCGAGGAGGACTTAAAGGACAAGATCCTCGGGACCAACGCGCACATCGTGGTCTTAAACGGCCTCGGCGCGGTGCAGGACTACCCGCAGGTCGTGAAGAAGCTCGAGGGGATGGACGGCGTGGTCGCCGCCACCCCGTTCATCTACAACCAGGTGATGCTCTCCACCGGCAGGACCGTCTCCGGGGTGGTGCTGCGCGGCATCGAGGTGCAGACCGACGCCAAGGTTACCAACCTGCACAAGTCCATGGTGGAGGGGAGCCTAGACTCGCTCGACTCGGAGGTCGGCAAGACGCCGGGGGTGGTGATCGGCAAGGAGCTCGCCAAGAACCTGGGGCTCATCCTCGGCGACACGGTGGACGTCATCTCTCCGATGGGCAACATCACCCCGCTCGGCATGATGCCCAAGCTGAACCGCTTCCGCATCACCGGCATCTTCAACACCGGCATGTTCGAGTACGACTCGACGCTCGCCTACGTTTCGCTGAAAGAGGCCCAGCAGTTCCTGGGGCTTGGCGACGTGGTGACCGGGATCCAGCTCAAGGTGCGCGACGTGTACAAGACGGGCGAGCTCGCCCAGGCGATCGACAAGGAACTCGGTCCCCCGTACCACGCCCGCGACTGGATGCAGATGAACAAGAACATCCTCTTCGCGCTGAAGACTGAGAAAAGCGTCATGTTCATCATCCTGACCCTGATCGTGCTCGTGGCCGCCTTCGGCATCGCCTCGACGCTCTTCATGGTGGTCATGGAGAAGACGCGCGACATCGCCATCCTTAAGTCGATGGGGGCGACCAGCCGGAGCATCATGCGCATCTTCGTCTTCGAAGGGGTCATCATCGGGGTCTTGGGCACCATCATCGGCGTGCTGGGGGGGCTTTTGGTCGCGCTCAACCTGGAGCCGATCGTCGGCGCGATCCAGAAGGTGACCGGCTTCGAGCTCTTCAGCAAGGACATCTACTACCTGGACCATTTCCCGTCCCAGGTGATCCCGTCCGACGTCGTGCTGATCAGCGTGACCGCCGTGATCATCTCCTTCGCCGCGACGCTCTACCCTTCCTGGGCTGCCTCGCGCATGGCCCCCGCGGAGGCGCTGCGCTATGAGTAA